The genomic stretch TAGTGCTGGACAAGATGGTATCAGGCTTACCGATATTATCAAGGAAGCGGATTTGCATAAGCCGACAGTGCGCCGGCTGCTTATTGCGCTTATCCGTTCTGGCATGGTTGAGCAAGATAGCGGCAATAAGCGGTATTTTATTGGCCCGGAAGCCTTTTTGCTGGGGCTTGCTGCCGGTTCACGCTTTAGTCTTCATCAATTGTCGATTGGCAGCTTGATGCGGCTTGCAAAGGCGAGCGGTGATAGCGTATTTGTCTCAGTCCGCCGCAATAATTTTTCAGTTTGTCTCCATTGCGAGGAGGGGGCTTTTCCCATTCGCACACAGGTTTTAAAACCCGGTGATCGTCATCCTCTTGGCATTGGGGCAGGTAGTCTTGCGATGCTTTCTGCCCTTGGTGATGATGATATTGCGGCAATTATTGACCAAAATCAGGCCATATTACGCGATTCATATCCAAATTATAGCAATGAAATTATTTGGCGCGGTGTCGAAGAAACACGAAAAAATGGCTATGCCTTTAATCCTGGTATTTTAATGCCCGGTTCGTGGGGGATGGGGCTTGCTGTTAACGATGCGCAAGACCAACCCCTTGGTGCTATTTCAATTGCTGCTATTGAAAATCGCCTTGATGATGCGCGAAGGGCAGAGCTTTTACCGCTTTTGCGTGAAGAAGTGGCCATTATTACTGCGGCTCTACGTTCGCAGCGTCATCTTAAAAGTCATAAAAAACTGCAAGATCAAGATCAAATTCAGCCATTCATCAATCATAGAAAGGTTTCCTAATGACCAAAGCTTGTATCATTGGTTATCATCATAGTCCCTTTGGAAAGTTGGAAGACCCCGACACCGAAAGCCTCATGGCAAGGGTTTCTGGTGCGGCATTACAGCATGCCGGTGTTGAGCCACAAGAGGTAGATGGCATTTATGTCGGGGTTATGAATTCAGGCTTTTCCAAACAAGATTTTCAAGCCGGCCTTGTTGCACTTGCCGATGAACGCCTTAGCTATACGCCAGCGACAAGGATGGAAAATGCCTGCGCTACAGGGTCGGCAGCTTTGCATAGTGCTCTTGATTTTATTGAATCTGGCCGTGGGCGGATTGCACTTGTGGTGGGCGCTGAAAAAATGACAGCAAAGCCAACAGCGGAAGTTGGCGATATATTGCTTAATGCCTGCTACCGCAAGGAAGAAGCTGATATTGCAGGTGGTTTTGCTGGCGTTTTTGGCACAATTGCGCAAAACTATTTCCAGCGTTATGGCAACCGATCAGAAGAACTAGCTCTGATAGCTGCTAAAAACCATGCCAATGGTGTTAGCAATCCATTTGCCCAAATGCGTAAAGATTTAGGCTTTGAATTTTGCAATACTGTATCAGATAAAAATCCGCTGGTTGCTGGCCCTTTACGCCGTACTGATTGCTCGCTTATTTCTGATGGTGCTTGCGCCATTATCCTTGCTGATGCGGACACAGCCCGCAGTATGCAGCGTGCTATTCGTTTTCGCGCACGCAGCCACCGCAATGATATTATGCCGCTATCAAGGCGTGATCCAATTGCCTTTGAAGGCGCTCGCAAGGCTTGGCATGATGCGCTTGCCACCGCCAATATGAGCCTTGATGACCTACAATTGGTTGAAACCCATGATTGCTTCACCATTGCCGAGCTTATTGAATATGAAGCTATGGGGCTTGCAAAACCGGGCGAGGGCTACAAGGTGGTGCGCGAGGGCATTGCTCGTAAAGATGGCCGCCTACCGATTAATCCCTCCGGTGGCTTAAAGTCCAAAGGCCATCCTGTCGGAGCAACAGGGGTTTCAATGCATATTCTTGGCGCAATGCAATTGCTGGGTGAAGCGGGTAATATGCAAATTGCCAATACCAATGCGGCTGGCATTTTTAATATGGGCGGCGTCGCCGTTGCCAATTATGTTTCAATTCTTGAGAGGTTAAAATGAGCACATTTGCACCAAAGGGCGGCGTTATACCCTGCAGCAAACGCGTTATGAATCTTTCGCATTTTTTGGCACAAGCAGCAAGGCGCTTTGCTAGTGATATTGGTTTTGTTCATGGTGAGCAAATTTTGTGCTGGCAAGAGATTAATGCGCGGGTTGATGCTATGGCCGTCGCGCTTAGTAAATTAGGGATCAGCAAGGGTGATCGCATTGTCGTGCAATCGCAAAATTGTTTGCAAATGTTTGAAACAATGTTTGTTTGCTTTCGCCTTGGTGCGGTTTGGGTGCCAACAAATTTTCGGCAAACCGCCGATGAAGTGGCCTATCTTGTGGAGGCGAGTGGCGCTAAGGCAATGATTTGCAATAGCGATTTTCCAGATCACGTCATTGCGGCAAAGGCGGCGACACCGAGCCTTGATATTATTATTGAGATCGGCGAGGGGCATTTTGCTCCGTCTTATGATCGGCTGGTTGCACAATATTTGGGTGAAAAATTTCTGCCCTGCGATGTCGAGCATGATGATCCTTGTTGGTTTTTCTTCACCTCGGGTACGACAGGGCGGCCAAAGGCCGCTGTGCTTACCCATGGTCAAATGGGCTTTGTGGTCACCAATCATCTTTGTGATTTAATGCCTGCAACAACAAATCATGATGCTTCACTTGTGGTGGCGCCTTTGTCGCATGGCGCAGGAATACATCAACTTGTCAATACGGCGCGCGCGGTAAAAACTATTCTACCGTGTAGTGAAAGATTTGATGCCAATGAAATTTGGCAATTGGTGCAAAAATGGCAAGTGAGCAATATTTTTACAGTGCCAACCATTACCAAAATGATGGCTGAAGCACCAAGCTTAGATCATTATGATCATTCTTCCCTGCGCTATGTGATTTATGCCGGTGCGCCAATGTATCGTGAAGATCAAAAATTTGCCTTGCGCAAATTGGGTAAAGTCTTAGTGCAATATTTTGGCCTTGGTGAAGTGACTGGCAATATTACTGTTTTACCGCCTGCTTTGCATGACGTTGAAGATGGTGACCATGTTAAAATTGGCACTTGCGGCATTGAGCGCACCGCGATGCAGGTGCAAGTACAAGATGATAATGGCAAGGAATTAGCGCCTTTTGAAACCGGTGAGATTTGTGTTTGCGGCCTCGCCGTTTTTGCTGGCTATTATAATAATGATGATGCCAATGCTAAAGCATTTCGCCATGGCTGGTTTCGCACTGGTGATCTTGGCCATATGGATGAACAAGGCTTTCTTTATATCACGGGACGAGCGTCCGATATGTATATTTCGGGAGGTTCCAACGTATATCCGCGTGAGATTGAAGAAAAATTATTAACCCATCCCGATATTGATGAAGTAGCGATTTTAGGTATTCCTGATGCCAAATGGGGCGAAGTTGGTATTGCAATTTGTGTCGCGCATAAGGGATGCATTATTGATGAAAGCGCAATTATCAGCTTTTTAGAACCAAAAATCGCACGCTATAAATTACCAAAAAAAGTGCTGTTTTGGGAAAGTTTGCCAAAATCAGCTTATGGCAAAATTACCAAAAAAATGGTGCGCGAAGTGTTGGAGCAGCGCGGCGAAATATAATGCATTACAAAATAACCAAGAAAATAAGAAAGGGACAAAATGTCTGATAAGGGAACAATTATTGTAACGGGTGGGGCGGCTGGTATTGGCTTTGCGATTTGTGAGCAATTGCTCGCGCAGGATTGGACGATTATTGCGGCCGATATTAATGAAAATGCAATTGAAGCGGCAAGGCAAGCTTTTGAGACAAAATTTGGTGAAAAGGCAAAGCAAATTCGCTTTGAACGATTAAATGTTGCCGATGAAAACAACATGGTGCAACAAGTCGCTTTATGGGCGGCAAGCGCGTCGCCTCTGCGTGGTCTCGTCAATTCGGCGGGGATTGGCGCCGATATTCCTGCGCTTGAAACAGGTGTTGAAAAATTCCGGCAAATTCTTGACATTAATCTCATCGGCTCGTTTGTTATGAGCCGCGAGGTTGCGAAAGTTATGCAAAAAACGGGTGGTGGTTCTATCGTTAATATTGCTTCAGTGTCGGGTATTACCGGTAATCTTGGTCGCACCGCCTATGGCGCTTCAAAAGGCGCGGTTATCCAAATGTCACGTATTTTGGCGGTAGAATTTGCCCCCTTTAAAATCCGCGTTAATAGCGTGTCGCCTGGGCCAATAGAAACAGCAATGGCTAAAATGATGCATACAGATGAAGCACGCAAAAGTTGGACTGATCGGGTGTTGCTCCATCGCTATGCCGAACCTTATGAAGTGGCAGGTGCTGTTACATTTTTGCTTGATGAGGAAAAGTCGAGCTATATTACGGGACAAAATCTTGCTGTTGATGGCGGTTTTACCATTGGTGGTATTATTGACTAGGGCTTGAACATTTTGCAAAATGATGTGGCGGTTTTGTCCTTGTAAAAAGCCAAAACCGCCTTTTTATGTTACAAACATGCGCTAGGCTTATGATCCTAATGGCCATTCAACCGGGTCAATCGAATGGTTTTGTTTTAATGCCCGCAAAGCGAAAGTCGAACGTGATTGACGAACGCCGCCAATGCCATAAAGCTTTTCGCGTAAAAATACTTCAAAATGTTCAGTACCCGATACCACAGCTTTGACAAGATAATCATATTCGCCAGCAACAAGATAGGCTTCCAAAACCTCTGGTATTCTTGCCAAATGGTCACCAAAGCGTTCAAGAATGGTTTCATCATGACGATCAAGCGTAATTTCAATAAAAACAAGGTCCTTCATGCCGATGGATTTTGGATCAATCATCGCGCTATAACCACTAATAACCTCCATCGTTTCAAGACGCTTTACCCGTGACCAACAAGGCGATTGTGACAGGCCAACCTTTTGTGCAAGCTCGGCCATGGAGATGCGGCCATTAAGCCGCAAGGCCGATAATATTTTTTTGTCCATAAAATCAATTTTAGGATCCAACTTATCTTTGTTGGCGACAGATTTTTTGTTCTTCATAATGGCAAGTTCCCCTAAAAATGTTCTGCTTACTTGCGTTTACACCCCATAAATAAGCAAGATTTTCTTTTAAAATACAACTATATTCAAATCATGCCAAATAATAAAAACCGGTTTAGCCGCGAATAAAATGGGCATTAAGTCTTTGATCGACAATACTGTGTTCACAACTTTTGGAGGAGGGTTTCAGTGAAGGCAATTATTACATCGCAATTTCCCCGTCCGCGCACTTTACGCCATAAAGGTGCATTTGATCCCGTTCGCATAAAAAGCGCTCATGCAACGTCCTCACGCCATATAAGACTAAGTTTGCAACCGGAAAAATCACTTTATCAAGGCTTGGTAGAACCCCTTGCACAACTTGGTATTAAATCGGTGTCAACCACCATATTGGGCGGTTATTTTTTAAAACTAGATTATTGTGTTGCCCCACCTGATCCAAGCAAACAAGCAGTTATTGCCTATACAAAACCAATACATGCGGGTGAAGCCTATATGGTATTTGGCAATGCAACCCTTGGATTTGGTCTTGATGATAAACCACTTGTTCATTGTCATGCTTCATTGCGCACGCAATCGGGCGATGTGAAAGGTGGCCATATATTGACGGAAACCTCCATTGTCGGGCCGTTTCCTATTTCAGTATTGGTGACATCTTTTGAAGGATTTGAACTGCGGCAAGCTTTCGACCCAGAAACCAATATTGCGCTATTGCAGCCCTATACTGCTTGAACATCATAAAGGTTATGAAAATGAGTGCAACTTTGATGAATGATAATATTGAACAAACCTATGTTGAAAGCGGCAAGATGGGCCGTGTCGCCTATGCACGTATTGCCCCTAATGAAGATTTGGTACAGGGCATTGAAAAATTATGTCTTGCACAAGGTTTTCGGAATGCATTTGTGCGCGGCGCTTTGGGCAGCCTTGTTGATGCTTGCCTTGGCACGATTGATGGTAATTACCAAAAAATATCAGGGCCAGCGGTAGAAATTGTCAGCATTGCTGGTGAAGTACGTGAACAGCCGGATAATTCGCTTCAAGCATCATTAACTGGAGTGGTTGCCGATACCGATGGAAATGTTTTTGGTGGACCGTTTATTGCTGGCTCTAACTATGTTTGTATGACCTTTGAAGTGACAATTGAGGAATGGCTGCCCGATTAATAACAGCAGCAGTATAATGATCTTGCAATTATAGAGGTGTACAAACTTCTATATCAAAGCATTCCTTGCTTTTATCATCTTTGGGTCCAATGATGGCCTGAAGTAGAAAGGCAAAACTGTTTTCATTTTCGGGCCTATAGTTTGGCAAATCAAAAATGCTGGGACTATGTAATGCTTTTAATACTGCCTGCACAATATTCACCCCATTGCGATTATAAGATCAAAAGGCCAAGTATTAGCTTGGCCTTTTGTTTTAACTGCGTAATTAGGCTCTCGCCCGATTAATTTAAACAGCTATTGATAAGAAGAGACCGGCAATGGTCGCGCTCATCAAATTGGATAGGGTTGCAGCAAAGAGAGCGCGTAGCCCTAATTGTGCAATTAATGAAATACGCTCTGGCGCAACGGCAGAAAACGCACCAATAATAACACCAATTGAACCAAAATTGGCAAAACCACAAAGCGCAAACGACACAATGGCAATAGAGCGCGGATCGGTTAAAACTGCTGTTGCCTGCATGGTTTGTAATTCGGTATAGGCGACAAATTCATTAATAACCAATTTTTGGCCAATTAAGCTGCCAACACTACCAGCATCTGGCCAGCTAACACCCATAATATAAGCAAGCGGTGAAAAAATATAGCCAAGCAGGCCTTGAATTGTTACCCCTTCATAACCGATCCAAGGGTGGCTAGCAATCGCGCCAACAATACCGTTTAATAAAGCAATCATCGCAACAAAGGTCATCACAACTGTTGCTACACCTGCTGCAATTTTTAAACCAGTTAAAGCACCATTAGCCAAAGCTTCAATAATAGTCTTGGCTGGCGCTTCAGAAAATTCAAGATTATCAAATGTGACAACAGATTCTTCTGTAGCTGGGCTTAAAAGCCGTGCAAATAAAATACCACCGGGTATAGCCATTAAGGATGCTGCAAGCAAATACTTGATTGGTATGCCAACGCCGGCATAAGCAATGAGCATTGCACCGGCAATAGATGCCATACCACTTACCATAGCGGTAAATAATTCATTGCGGTTTAATTGCTTAACAAAAGGCTTAACGGCAGCAGGAATTTCATTTTGACCTAGAAAAATAGTGGTCACCGCAATAAAAGATTCAATCTTAGAAATTTTAAGCGCTTTTTGGAATAAACCGCCTAAAACTTTGATCAGCAACCCCATAATGCGCAGATAATACAGGATAGAAATCAATGATGTTACAAAAATAACCGCTGGCAATACGCGAAATGCAAAAATATAACCATAATTGCCAAAAGTGGCCTTCATTGGCGCATCTTGAGCTAATCCACCAAACATGAAGACCGCACCAACATCGCTATAATCCATCACCGCTTTGATACCGCGTGCGGCAAATTCCAGAGCTCTTTGCCCAGCTGGGACATAAAGCATGATGCCACCCAGCACTACTTGAAGAAGAAATGCAGCAATAATCGTTCGGTAGCTGAGTTTTGCTTTATTATTACAAAATAAAAAGCCAATAAACAGCAAGAACATCATGCCGATAACACTGCGGATTATGTCCATATTATTTCCCTCTATTTTAAAGTGGCACAGGTGCACAACTATGCCAAAAGCTTGTTTTGCTTAATGTTTTTTTAAATTTTAAAAAGGCATTAAGCAAAAAAAAATTGAATGATTAAGCGCTGATTAACTGGTATTCTTTAGCAATATTTGCAGCTAAAATTGCATTATTGAAAACCAGCTCAATGTTAGATTTTAAGCTATCACCGCCGGTTAGTTCATTAACGCGGGCAAGTAAGAATGGCGTACTATCCTTACCAATAACGCCTTGTTCATCAGCTTCTTTTACTGCTTGGTCAATAGCTGCAGCAATGCGCTCTTCTGGCATTGCAAATTGCTCGGGAATTGGGTTGGCAATCACCGCGCCGCCCTCAAGACCAATTTGCCATTTGACAAAAAGTGCTTTGGCAATGTCTTTTGCGCTATCTAATTGAATACTGGTTTCAAAGGGACTTGTACGGGTGAAAAAAGCTGGTAAGGATTTGGTTTTATAACCAATAAGCGGCACGCCAAAGGTTTCGAGATATTCTGTGGTTAATCCTAAATCAAGAATGGATTTTGCACCTGCACAAATAACCGCAACATTGGTTTTAGCTAGTTCTTGCAAATCGGCTGAAATGTCAAAGCTTGCTTCTGCGCCGCGATGTACACCGCCAATACCGCCCGTTGCAAAAACCTTAATGCCTGCCATAGCTGCAATAATCATGGTAGAAGCAACTGTTGTTGCACCATTTAAACCACCAGCAACAATGAAAGGCAAATCGCGGCGGCTGACTTTAGCAACCTTATGGCCTTCACGGCCTAAAAGCTCAATTTCTTCGCGCGATAGGCCAACTTTCATTTTACCAGCAATGATGGCAATGGTTGCAGGGACTGCACCATTGGCACGCACGGTTTCTTCCACTTTTAATGCTGTTTGCGCATTTTGCGGAAAAGGCATGCCGTGAGAAATAATCGTTGATTCCAAAGCAACAATCGGCGCATTGGCGGCAAGCGCTGCCTTTACTTCGTCTGAGATGACAAGAAATTCATCAGAAATAGCAACCTTAGGCATCATAGACATGGGATAACTCCAAGTAGTTTAAAACATTTTTGAATGATAGATCTGGATTATTAGTAAATTGACTTTTTAAGGCCATGGAAGCGCAGCCTTGGGCAAAATGAACGGCTTTGGATAAGGGCATATTTTGCAGTTTACAAGCAACAAGCCCTGCCATCATGGCGTCGCCTGCGCCAGTAACATTGACAATATCCGTTTTGATAATCGGCAACCAGCCATTAGCACCATTTTTTTCGCTGTAAAATACCCCCAATTGGCCAGCACTGAGCACAAGGTTTTGCAAGCCTTGTTTGTGGAACCAATCGGCAATTTTAAATGCATCATTTTGTTGATGAAATGCTATATTGCTTAAGGTTTGCGCTTCTAATAAATTGGGTTTTAAGGTGTTAATATTGGCTAAAAGATTTTGAATTTTAGTGCATTTATGCGCTGACACAGTATCGACAAAAATAGTTGGCAAGTTTTTTTGGTTTAACAGCCAATTAAGGCTTGTTTGCTCCAAATTGCAATCGACCACCACAATATTCGCAGCTTTTATCGCATCCATATGGCTTGCAATCATGGTTTCATCAATGCGGCGAACAATATCCATGTCATTAATAGCAATAACCATTTCGCCGTGTTCATCAAGCACCGAGAGATAGGTTGAGGTGTTTTCACCATCAAAACGCATGACGCGCGTCATGTCAACGCCAACTTGCGCAGTTGTTTTTACGATATTATCGCCATAAACATCATTGCCAACTGCCGAGATAAGAGAAATATCGACACCTAAAAGCGCGAGATTATGAGCGATATTGCGGCCAACGCCGCCCGAACTATAGCTAATTTTACCCGGATTTGAATCACTTTTCTTTGGCGGTTGATGAGAACGGCCAGCAATATCAATATTAACTGATCCAATAATAATCACATGGTTCTTTTTTTGCGAGGCTAAATGGTTATTCTCATTATCCATATCAAACAGCCAAATCTGAATTGTTTCATTTCTATCTAAACTTTATAGCAAAACTTACTATATTTACTATTGGTCAAAATGCTATTATCGGCAAATTTCACTTTTTTACAGCGCTTTTCAAAGCTTTGGTTAATGTTACTAGAACCGGCGCTTATTTTCAAACCTTGAGGTTTTTAAAAGGGAAAGTCATAATTACCATTAAGTTAAGTTATTACTAAAATAAAGAATGACCATTTGGCAAATTAAATGGTGCATTATTAAAGGATATCCACCTTTTATTGAAAATATGGCAAAGCAAATTACGTTTAAGTTCGCAAAATTTATTCATCCAGATGTCGGATAATCATCGGTGCTTGACGGTGACTTTAAGTGAACGGCTAAGAGATTGGTCAAATATAGGCGGGAAAGTCTACCAAAAGATTTTAACTTGATCGAGTTTGGTGCAGATAAAAATTTTGGCAAAATAAAATATTTGCAGGTAAAAACGAGCCGCAGATCAAGGTAATTATTTTGCACGAAAGGCAATGAATGAGCTGAATTAAAAAAGCGGTAAAGGCATGCCTTTACCGCTTTTTGGTTTTAATTACTTGAAAAAGATTCAAGCAATTTAAGATAGGTTTCTTTGGTAAGTTGCGGTTTAAATTCCGACTTTACTTTTTGTGCGCCCTCGCCATCACCATAAAGCAAGTCAATCACCGTCATTGCCATGGCTTGTGCGCAACGAATATAAGCGGTGTCTTCATCAAAGATTTTATAATCCTTGCCATGCAAAGTGCCTTCAATGCCGCCAGCATGAGGGTGGGCAAGTGGAATGATTTGTGATAAATCACCCGTATCGGTGCTGCCTGCCATGTGCTTACCTTGGCGAACACGGTCTTTACCTACCAATTCCTCGGCATTTTTTTCAAAAAACGCATTAATATTGGCATCATTATTAAGCGGTAAATAACCTGGAAGATCTTCAATTTCCACTTCAGCACCAATTGCCATTGCGCCAGCTTTTAATGCACGGTCAATTTTTTTATTGGCATCAATCATTGCGTCAATATTGGCAGCGCGCACATAGCTTTCCATACGCACATCGCTTGGTACAACATTAACCAAATCACCGCCCTTAGTGATAATTGGGTGAAAGCGCACATTGTCTTGGTCTTTAAACGTATCACGAATAGCATTAACCCCCATAATGCCCATCATGGCGGCATTAAGCGCATTAACACCTTCATAAGGTGCGGCAGCAGCATGGGCAGGTTGGCCTTTATAGGTGATTAATTTGCCGATAAAGCCATTACTGGTGGTTGATAATTGTAAATAACGCTCATGTTTATTATCGGGAACAACATGCATTTGAATGGCCATATCAACATCATCAAAAGCACCAAGACGAATAAGTTCAGCCTTGCCGCCAAGATATTTAATCTTGCCTTGTTGGCGAAGTTTATTGCGATAGGCAATTTCAACATATTCTTCCGCTGGAACAGCAAATAGAACCACATCACCGCTTAAATGTTCCATGGCATCGGCATCTTGCAAACCCATGCCAACTGCAATCATTGTGGCAATCTGCACATTATGGCCGCAGCAATGGGCAGCGCCAGTTAATTCATCAGCATTTGGGTGTTCATGGCAGATAATGGCGTCTAATTCGCCGATGACAGCCACACTATGATCGGAATTTTTGCCCTTTAACCGTGCTTTTACTCCGGTGAGTGCCAATTCTTTTTCATAAGGCAGTTGCATGCGCTTAAAGGTTTCTTCAACTTTTGCGGCAGTCTTTACTTCCTTATAGCCAAGTTCTGGCTCATGATAAATAGAGCGGCCAAGGGCAAGAATGTCATCGCGGCGCGCTTCAATTGCAGCGCAGACTTTCTTTTTCAGTTCTTCTTTATTCATTTAAACACCTCCAAAATATTCTGCTGGCTTTAAGACTTAAATTGCGCCTTCAATATGTAATGCCCATTGGGCAAGCATTGTCGCACAAATGAATGTACCTGCAATGACTGCAAGTGCAACTGGAATAATGCGCCATGAAATTTTTTTGAACGCTTCTAAATCCTTACCAATGGAAAGTCCGGCATAGGCAAGCACTGGTGTACAAATAGCTAGGAATGGAATTTTTGCTACATAAAAATTGATAATTTCATGATAAGGAAAGATTGGGCTTGATACGAGGATAGCAAGCGCAGAAATCCATAAAATGGACGGTAACATGTTAAAGAGCGGCAGTTTTGCAATGATATAGCCGCAAATGCCAACACCAATAATAATCCCAACACCAGTTAGCGATACAACTATATCAACATCACTATAGCCAATATAATGAGCAACAACAATCAATAGCCCGCATAAGATAGTTAGAAAAATAACTTCTAAAATATTCATTTTACCGCACTTTCATTGTTTTTATTGCGCCCAAATAAGCGGTTTAAAATGGCATAAAATTTTACCGCAAGGGGAAGAGAAATAAACAGTGCAAAATAAATGCCTAAAATTCCCGTCATTAAATTGGCAGCCCCTGCATAAGCAAGAATTTGCTCCTTCATTTCCGGATAAAACTCAATGATTGAGCCTGATGCGGCAGCAAGCATACTGCCAGAGCCAACACCCGCACCCATTGCCAAAGCGTAAGGGTGGAAAATATCAAGGCTGGCTATCGCACTTGAAAAAATACCAATCCACACAGCACCAAAAACAGTCCCACAAATATACATTGCCATAACGCCGCGCCCTTCAGGCGAGTTAAGACCGTATTTTTCAGCAATAATCGCAATATTGCCTTCACGGTCAAGCGAATAGGTAGCGCCAATGGCTTCACGTCCCATGCCTAATGCGACTGCAATTGGCATGCCGATTATGATGGTACCAAAAAAATGACCAAACTCTTGAATAAGTAAGGCAAATTTTGCATCAAGTAGTTTCATAATATTGGGACCAATGCCAAGCCCAATCGCGGTAATAAGCGGAATAAGTACTATGGTGAGCATTTTGCCAGCACTGTCACCGTCTTTAAAGCTAATAATTTTCCATTTTGGAAAACTGATAAAGCCAGAAATAATCATTGCAAAAAGCATAGGAAAAAGCACAATGGCAAATTTGCCAAAGGAAAACCTCATGGAGCCAATAGTTTCACACACTATCACCACCAAAAATGCTATGATATGAAGTTTGACGTTTTTTAAGACAGTCATGGACTTCCCCTATTTAAAAAGATTCTTAATTTACCTTTTTGTATAAGCAGCGTCCATTATTCAATAGCTAAATGCCATATTTCTATTTAAAAGGTTAATTTCTACAATTAATCTCAGCTTTATCGCTATTATAATGCTATAGCGTAAAAAATTTTGTACTTTGCCTTTTAATCATTACAGCCTAATTGAAACTGACATTGATACTACGCAAGGCGGTATTGCCATTTTCATCACTTACCCGTAATTGCATGCGTCCTGCTTGTTTTGGCCGCCAATCAAGGCTTGTTCCCGGTGTTACAACGCCAAGAAAGCGGTCTTTTTCAAACCAATAGAGCCGTTTTACGCCGGCCGGTGCGTCTGCCTCTAAGCGTATATGATCATTTTCATCATCGCGTTTTAAAACATAGGTGACATTTACCAACGGATAACGAATTTGCGGTGGCGATATAGTGTCAGATTTTAACCTTATGCCACATGTTTTTTGAGTGGGTGGTTTACGCCGCGGCAAGCCTGCCGCATCAAATAATGCATTTAAATCACTTGGCCAAAATTCAAAAATTTCTTGTTTAATATAGGGCTTATCATAAGGCGGGCAGGCAATTTGGCCGCTGCGTGTATCAATCATGAGTGG from Bartonella sp. HY328 encodes the following:
- a CDS encoding DUF3100 domain-containing protein: MTVLKNVKLHIIAFLVVIVCETIGSMRFSFGKFAIVLFPMLFAMIISGFISFPKWKIISFKDGDSAGKMLTIVLIPLITAIGLGIGPNIMKLLDAKFALLIQEFGHFFGTIIIGMPIAVALGMGREAIGATYSLDREGNIAIIAEKYGLNSPEGRGVMAMYICGTVFGAVWIGIFSSAIASLDIFHPYALAMGAGVGSGSMLAAASGSIIEFYPEMKEQILAYAGAANLMTGILGIYFALFISLPLAVKFYAILNRLFGRNKNNESAVK
- a CDS encoding NupC/NupG family nucleoside CNT transporter is translated as MDIIRSVIGMMFLLFIGFLFCNNKAKLSYRTIIAAFLLQVVLGGIMLYVPAGQRALEFAARGIKAVMDYSDVGAVFMFGGLAQDAPMKATFGNYGYIFAFRVLPAVIFVTSLISILYYLRIMGLLIKVLGGLFQKALKISKIESFIAVTTIFLGQNEIPAAVKPFVKQLNRNELFTAMVSGMASIAGAMLIAYAGVGIPIKYLLAASLMAIPGGILFARLLSPATEESVVTFDNLEFSEAPAKTIIEALANGALTGLKIAAGVATVVMTFVAMIALLNGIVGAIASHPWIGYEGVTIQGLLGYIFSPLAYIMGVSWPDAGSVGSLIGQKLVINEFVAYTELQTMQATAVLTDPRSIAIVSFALCGFANFGSIGVIIGAFSAVAPERISLIAQLGLRALFAATLSNLMSATIAGLFLSIAV
- a CDS encoding pseudouridine-5'-phosphate glycosidase, with the translated sequence MPKVAISDEFLVISDEVKAALAANAPIVALESTIISHGMPFPQNAQTALKVEETVRANGAVPATIAIIAGKMKVGLSREEIELLGREGHKVAKVSRRDLPFIVAGGLNGATTVASTMIIAAMAGIKVFATGGIGGVHRGAEASFDISADLQELAKTNVAVICAGAKSILDLGLTTEYLETFGVPLIGYKTKSLPAFFTRTSPFETSIQLDSAKDIAKALFVKWQIGLEGGAVIANPIPEQFAMPEERIAAAIDQAVKEADEQGVIGKDSTPFLLARVNELTGGDSLKSNIELVFNNAILAANIAKEYQLISA
- a CDS encoding amidohydrolase, whose amino-acid sequence is MNKEELKKKVCAAIEARRDDILALGRSIYHEPELGYKEVKTAAKVEETFKRMQLPYEKELALTGVKARLKGKNSDHSVAVIGELDAIICHEHPNADELTGAAHCCGHNVQIATMIAVGMGLQDADAMEHLSGDVVLFAVPAEEYVEIAYRNKLRQQGKIKYLGGKAELIRLGAFDDVDMAIQMHVVPDNKHERYLQLSTTSNGFIGKLITYKGQPAHAAAAPYEGVNALNAAMMGIMGVNAIRDTFKDQDNVRFHPIITKGGDLVNVVPSDVRMESYVRAANIDAMIDANKKIDRALKAGAMAIGAEVEIEDLPGYLPLNNDANINAFFEKNAEELVGKDRVRQGKHMAGSTDTGDLSQIIPLAHPHAGGIEGTLHGKDYKIFDEDTAYIRCAQAMAMTVIDLLYGDGEGAQKVKSEFKPQLTKETYLKLLESFSSN
- a CDS encoding PfkB family carbohydrate kinase, which gives rise to MDNENNHLASQKKNHVIIIGSVNIDIAGRSHQPPKKSDSNPGKISYSSGGVGRNIAHNLALLGVDISLISAVGNDVYGDNIVKTTAQVGVDMTRVMRFDGENTSTYLSVLDEHGEMVIAINDMDIVRRIDETMIASHMDAIKAANIVVVDCNLEQTSLNWLLNQKNLPTIFVDTVSAHKCTKIQNLLANINTLKPNLLEAQTLSNIAFHQQNDAFKIADWFHKQGLQNLVLSAGQLGVFYSEKNGANGWLPIIKTDIVNVTGAGDAMMAGLVACKLQNMPLSKAVHFAQGCASMALKSQFTNNPDLSFKNVLNYLELSHVYDA